One window from the genome of Candidatus Hydrogenedentota bacterium encodes:
- a CDS encoding glycoside hydrolase family 2 TIM barrel-domain containing protein — MSQELDAPPRPDWSRPCTVLNGPWRFDFDPGDLGEKENWPQSHAFTRTIVVPYPWQSELSGIGDVEYQGVAWYQCDITVPKDIVNRRVFLVFGAVDYHAKVWVGDALVAEHEGGYTPFEAEITDLVKPGESAKVTVRAHDITDPETPTGKQTGWYTRTGGIWQTPYIEYRGLSYIRKAHITPDIDKEQAAFDCEIEARQAGSYTVAVHAVLGSIHLRTKKTVACQRGLNKVQVILPVRNPSLWSPDSPSLYETRLTLLRGETAVDAVETYFGMRKIGRGVYGGSGHEYILLNNKPIYLRGALHQSFNPKGIYTHPDDDYIRNDYAKAKEFGLNFIRIHIKIDEPRALYWADRLGILLMCDMPNFAKNTSLARKRWEDMLRAAIDRDFNHPSIFAWCDFNETWGIGDGGYSSETQQWVRDMYRLTKELDPTRLAEDNSPCLYDHTETDINSWHFYIDRYEAAAKHIAEVVEKTFPGSEFNYAKGWKQGTAPLINSEYGGVGAGSGDRDISWVFLFLTNLLRKYDKIGGYVYTELEDIEWEHNGFMNYDRSPKEYGYPAGITLAQLQHDEFPVLDCPPYQRVEAHSRVRIPVLLSHWSERKGLKVRMSVDGTTVNGLPWSNAIRPVEWDVDAKPFAVTPVNVYEFDLPGANGILNVVAEVLLNGQRCAANYCVIDARGGGDWFRPDEYAATFPVNAFSQCGFDDMPAMADDCPGKISGYKTGFFEYQLRLPRGLKAGEVKGCRLVVEAGSKADAERLDWPARRHPQDCPQTDGKTWPTDLTLSLNGVPIKHMTLGSDYADARGVLSHAAHRDHGSHGEILDIPIEGEAFTVLQKALGSASRTVTLRFEIKPDAANAGGLALYGGEMGAFPSDPALVFQLVPEAQKPEKPAKVLAAKGLPFDTIIQRGPKGHLWRFTTDDPGPNWNQPGFDDKAWRTGKSGFGTPETPGARVGTIWKTSDIWLRTNIAMPKSSRGKKIVLDLHHDEDAEIFVNGNPLLAKPGHVAEYERIVLSPEQAALFKANNLVAVHCRQTRGGQFIDLGLMVRK; from the coding sequence ATGTCCCAAGAACTTGATGCGCCGCCCCGCCCGGACTGGTCGCGTCCCTGTACGGTATTGAACGGGCCATGGCGGTTCGATTTCGATCCGGGCGATCTCGGCGAAAAGGAAAACTGGCCGCAATCGCACGCGTTTACCAGGACGATTGTCGTGCCGTATCCGTGGCAAAGCGAACTATCCGGCATCGGCGATGTCGAGTACCAAGGCGTGGCATGGTATCAGTGCGACATTACTGTACCGAAGGACATCGTGAATCGCCGCGTGTTTCTGGTGTTTGGCGCGGTGGATTATCACGCGAAGGTCTGGGTCGGCGATGCGCTCGTCGCCGAACACGAGGGCGGCTATACCCCGTTCGAGGCCGAAATAACGGATCTCGTGAAGCCGGGCGAGTCCGCAAAAGTCACCGTGCGCGCCCACGATATCACCGATCCTGAAACGCCGACCGGCAAGCAGACCGGCTGGTACACGCGCACCGGCGGAATCTGGCAAACCCCATACATCGAGTATCGCGGATTGTCCTATATCCGAAAAGCGCACATTACGCCCGACATTGACAAGGAGCAAGCCGCGTTCGATTGCGAGATTGAAGCGCGGCAGGCCGGTTCATATACCGTCGCGGTGCATGCCGTTCTCGGTTCGATCCATCTGCGGACAAAAAAGACCGTCGCGTGCCAGCGGGGATTGAACAAGGTCCAGGTAATCCTTCCCGTGCGGAATCCGTCGCTGTGGTCGCCCGATTCGCCATCCCTTTACGAGACGCGGCTCACGCTTCTCCGCGGTGAAACGGCGGTTGACGCGGTGGAAACCTATTTCGGCATGCGCAAGATCGGGCGCGGCGTGTACGGCGGATCCGGGCACGAATACATTCTGCTCAACAACAAGCCGATCTATCTGCGCGGCGCGCTGCACCAGTCCTTCAATCCAAAGGGCATCTATACGCATCCCGACGACGACTACATCCGCAACGATTACGCGAAGGCCAAGGAATTCGGACTCAACTTCATCCGCATCCACATCAAGATAGATGAACCGCGCGCCTTGTACTGGGCCGACCGCCTGGGCATTCTCCTGATGTGCGACATGCCCAACTTTGCGAAGAACACGTCCCTCGCTCGCAAGCGCTGGGAAGATATGCTGCGCGCGGCCATTGATCGTGATTTCAATCACCCGTCCATCTTCGCGTGGTGTGATTTCAACGAAACATGGGGGATAGGGGACGGCGGCTATTCGTCCGAAACCCAGCAATGGGTCCGCGACATGTACCGGCTGACGAAGGAACTGGATCCGACGCGGCTCGCGGAAGACAACTCGCCTTGCCTGTACGATCACACGGAAACGGACATCAATTCGTGGCACTTCTACATTGACCGGTACGAGGCCGCCGCCAAGCACATCGCCGAGGTGGTCGAAAAGACGTTTCCCGGCTCCGAATTCAACTACGCCAAGGGATGGAAGCAGGGGACGGCGCCGCTCATCAATTCCGAATACGGCGGCGTCGGCGCGGGATCCGGCGACCGCGACATCTCGTGGGTTTTCTTGTTTCTGACGAATCTCCTGCGCAAGTACGACAAGATCGGCGGCTACGTCTACACCGAACTCGAAGACATCGAATGGGAACATAACGGATTCATGAACTACGACCGTTCGCCGAAGGAATACGGTTATCCGGCGGGCATCACGCTCGCGCAACTCCAGCACGACGAATTCCCCGTGCTCGATTGTCCGCCGTACCAGCGCGTCGAGGCGCACAGCCGCGTGCGTATTCCCGTCCTGCTCAGCCATTGGTCCGAACGCAAGGGATTGAAGGTGCGCATGTCCGTGGACGGCACGACGGTCAACGGTCTGCCTTGGAGCAACGCCATCCGCCCCGTCGAATGGGACGTTGACGCCAAACCCTTTGCGGTAACGCCGGTAAACGTGTACGAATTCGATCTACCCGGGGCGAACGGCATCCTCAATGTCGTCGCGGAAGTCCTCCTCAACGGGCAGCGGTGCGCGGCCAACTACTGCGTCATTGACGCGCGCGGCGGCGGCGATTGGTTCCGACCGGACGAATACGCCGCCACGTTTCCCGTCAACGCCTTCTCGCAATGCGGATTTGACGACATGCCCGCCATGGCCGATGACTGTCCCGGTAAGATCAGCGGCTACAAGACCGGTTTCTTTGAATACCAACTGCGCCTGCCCCGCGGCCTCAAGGCCGGCGAAGTCAAGGGATGCCGGTTGGTTGTGGAAGCCGGCTCGAAGGCAGACGCCGAACGTCTCGACTGGCCGGCCCGCCGCCATCCACAAGATTGCCCGCAGACCGACGGCAAGACGTGGCCGACGGATCTGACGTTGTCGCTCAACGGCGTTCCGATCAAGCACATGACCCTCGGCAGCGATTACGCCGATGCGCGAGGGGTCTTGTCCCACGCGGCGCATCGCGATCACGGTTCGCACGGTGAAATCCTCGATATTCCCATTGAAGGAGAAGCGTTCACCGTGCTTCAAAAGGCGCTCGGCTCGGCGTCGCGCACGGTTACATTGCGTTTCGAGATCAAGCCGGACGCCGCGAATGCCGGCGGCCTGGCGCTCTACGGCGGCGAGATGGGCGCGTTTCCGTCTGATCCGGCGCTTGTATTCCAACTCGTTCCCGAAGCCCAAAAACCCGAAAAACCGGCCAAGGTTCTTGCGGCGAAAGGCCTGCCGTTCGATACGATTATTCAACGTGGACCGAAAGGACACTTGTGGCGGTTCACGACCGACGATCCCGGTCCAAACTGGAACCAGCCCGGTTTCGACGACAAGGCATGGAGAACCGGCAAGAGCGGTTTCGGAACACCCGAAACGCCCGGCGCGCGGGTCGGGACAATCTGGAAGACAAGCGACATCTGGCTTCGCACCAACATTGCAATGCCCAAGTCTTCACGCGGTAAAAAGATCGTTCTCGACCTGCATCATGACGAAGACGCCGAAATTTTTGTCAATGGAAACCCGCTGCTTGCGAAACCCGGCCATGTCGCCGAGTACGAGCGTATTGTTTTGTCCCCCGAACAAGCGGCCCTGTTCAAGGCCAATAATCTTGTCGCCGTGCATTGCCGCCAAACCCGCGGTGGACAATTCATAGATCTTGGACTGATGGTGCGCAAGTGA
- a CDS encoding metallophosphoesterase gives MKIRRVFMLALIAVTAWCANAPALGPFTFVQLCDPQLGKAGYEHDKTMLRLAVRYINHLNPAFVVCCGDLIDSAKYAQAYEDFNEIVAGLRMPAHYAIGNNDQADLFALYIGADYHSFTHEGYTFIVVNTMLWVNYVPGTTETMDAWLLSELQAASQQGSPVFVAGHHPLPLKSGEPGDDSPRIPREKSTDVLALFEQYGVVAYLAGHLHMNFESDYNGIQLVTSGATCYTIGDQPGFRLWRVEGERPFAHEFLHVADVYNGRDTDRDGLPDAVEDANFNGLRDADETDPYNADTDGDGISDGQERAFGLDPLTPDFGVSIPAMDYAGMALLCALIMACAFSKRLNGLSSGAILLSLNNRRDATRVCVFRRSGD, from the coding sequence ATGAAAATACGTCGCGTGTTTATGTTGGCATTGATTGCCGTGACGGCATGGTGCGCGAATGCGCCGGCCCTCGGCCCGTTCACATTCGTGCAGTTGTGCGATCCGCAGTTGGGCAAGGCGGGCTACGAACACGACAAAACGATGCTCCGGCTGGCGGTCCGGTATATCAATCATCTGAATCCGGCGTTCGTGGTATGCTGCGGCGATTTGATTGACTCGGCGAAATACGCCCAAGCCTATGAGGATTTCAATGAAATCGTCGCGGGACTCCGCATGCCGGCCCATTACGCCATCGGCAACAACGATCAGGCCGACTTGTTTGCGTTGTATATTGGGGCCGACTACCACTCGTTCACACACGAGGGTTACACGTTCATCGTGGTGAACACGATGCTTTGGGTGAATTACGTTCCGGGCACCACCGAAACGATGGATGCGTGGCTCCTGTCCGAACTGCAGGCGGCCTCGCAACAGGGAAGCCCCGTTTTCGTGGCCGGCCACCATCCGCTTCCCCTCAAGTCCGGGGAACCGGGAGACGATTCGCCCCGCATTCCGCGGGAAAAAAGCACGGATGTGCTGGCCCTCTTCGAGCAATACGGCGTGGTGGCGTACCTCGCCGGACACCTGCACATGAACTTTGAGAGCGATTACAACGGCATCCAGTTGGTCACGTCGGGGGCAACCTGCTACACCATCGGCGATCAACCGGGTTTTCGTCTCTGGCGCGTCGAGGGGGAGCGTCCGTTCGCGCACGAGTTTCTGCATGTCGCCGACGTCTACAATGGACGGGACACGGACCGCGACGGCCTGCCGGATGCCGTCGAGGACGCCAATTTCAACGGACTCAGGGACGCGGACGAAACCGATCCGTACAACGCCGACACCGATGGTGATGGGATATCCGACGGCCAGGAACGCGCCTTCGGCCTCGATCCCCTCACGCCGGATTTCGGCGTTAGCATCCCCGCAATGGATTACGCGGGAATGGCCTTATTATGCGCCCTGATAATGGCATGCGCCTTTTCCAAACGGTTGAATGGACTCTCATCGGGTGCTATACTTCTTTCACTAAACAACCGGCGCGACGCGACGCGTGTATGCGTGTTCCGCCGCAGCGGGGATTAG
- a CDS encoding GNAT family N-acetyltransferase has protein sequence MSDKPISYDPLWTQKYDDMIATADEAVRHIKPGNRVFVGTGCAHPQALTTALVARASSLADVQIIQMLTLGDAPYAAKNLSEHFIVNSFFISENVRNIIQEGVGDYTPIFLSEIPRLFSSGQLPLDAALIHVTPPDEHGLCSLGVSVDIVKSAAANAKLVIAQVNPRMPRTLGDSFIHVNDIDFLVPVDTPLVEVNWAKPDETTSKIGEFVVALIEDGSTVELGIGRVPHAVLQSLKDKKHLGIHTEMFTDALIDMIEAGVIDGSLKTSDKGKVVASFCMGSQRLYDYIDNNPIFAFYPTEYVNDPFVISRQRRMVAVNVALEVDLTGQVCADSLGTKFYSGIGGQVDFNRGAARSDGGKAIIALPSTARNGEVSRIVPFLTPGAGVVTTRGDVHYVVTEFGVAYLHGKNVQERALALISIAHPKYREHLLKEAVKAKYVRPEMADVDTFAVGPQEVKTTYLCSDGTLINFRAIHPTDEPLIRDLFYGVSAETLYRRFMSRMKWLSREQVQDFVYIDHRTEVAVVGTLSEAFGEDIICIGRYYLDPHTNRAEVAFIVDDAWQNRGIGSFLLKHLITIAKRNGIAGFTAEVLRENKAMQTVFHKSGCKVKSQLKDDIYYFELDFS, from the coding sequence ATGAGTGACAAGCCCATCAGTTACGACCCCTTATGGACCCAAAAATACGACGACATGATCGCCACGGCCGACGAAGCCGTGCGGCACATCAAACCGGGCAATCGGGTATTCGTGGGAACCGGTTGCGCCCATCCCCAGGCACTCACCACGGCCCTTGTGGCGCGGGCGAGTTCACTGGCGGACGTCCAAATCATCCAGATGCTGACCCTCGGCGACGCGCCCTATGCCGCCAAGAACCTTTCCGAGCATTTCATCGTCAATAGTTTCTTCATCAGCGAAAATGTGCGCAACATCATTCAGGAAGGCGTCGGCGACTACACGCCGATCTTTTTATCCGAAATTCCGCGCCTGTTCAGTTCCGGTCAACTGCCGCTGGACGCGGCATTGATCCATGTGACGCCGCCCGACGAACACGGGCTTTGTAGTCTCGGGGTTTCGGTGGACATTGTCAAGAGCGCCGCGGCCAACGCGAAACTCGTGATCGCGCAGGTCAATCCGCGCATGCCGCGAACGCTGGGCGACAGTTTCATCCACGTAAACGACATAGACTTTCTCGTGCCGGTGGACACCCCCCTGGTCGAGGTCAATTGGGCCAAGCCCGACGAAACGACATCCAAAATAGGCGAGTTCGTCGTGGCGCTCATTGAGGACGGCTCAACGGTCGAACTGGGCATCGGGCGCGTTCCCCACGCCGTGTTGCAGTCTCTCAAGGATAAAAAGCACCTCGGCATCCACACGGAAATGTTTACCGACGCCCTCATTGACATGATTGAGGCGGGCGTCATTGACGGTTCGCTCAAGACGAGCGACAAGGGCAAGGTCGTGGCCAGTTTCTGCATGGGGTCGCAGCGGCTCTACGATTACATAGACAACAACCCAATCTTCGCGTTTTATCCGACCGAATATGTGAACGACCCCTTTGTCATCAGCCGCCAACGCCGAATGGTCGCGGTCAATGTCGCCCTCGAAGTGGATCTGACTGGACAAGTCTGCGCCGATTCGCTCGGCACGAAATTTTATTCCGGCATCGGCGGCCAAGTGGACTTCAACCGCGGCGCCGCCCGATCCGACGGCGGCAAGGCGATCATCGCGCTACCGTCCACGGCGCGAAACGGAGAAGTCTCCCGCATCGTCCCGTTCCTCACGCCCGGCGCGGGCGTCGTAACGACCCGCGGCGATGTCCATTATGTCGTCACCGAATTCGGCGTGGCCTATCTTCACGGGAAAAACGTCCAGGAACGCGCGCTGGCGCTGATCAGCATCGCACATCCCAAGTATCGCGAACACCTTCTCAAGGAAGCCGTGAAAGCGAAATACGTCCGGCCCGAAATGGCCGATGTGGACACTTTCGCCGTCGGACCGCAAGAGGTCAAGACAACCTATCTTTGTTCGGATGGCACTCTAATCAATTTCCGCGCGATTCATCCGACCGACGAGCCCCTGATCCGTGATCTGTTCTACGGTGTTTCCGCCGAAACCCTCTACCGCCGCTTCATGAGCCGCATGAAATGGCTTTCGCGTGAACAGGTTCAGGACTTCGTCTACATCGATCACCGCACCGAAGTCGCGGTGGTGGGTACCCTTTCCGAAGCCTTCGGCGAAGACATCATTTGTATCGGGCGCTACTACCTCGATCCCCACACGAACCGCGCCGAGGTGGCCTTCATCGTGGATGACGCCTGGCAAAACCGCGGCATTGGATCGTTCCTGCTCAAGCATCTGATCACGATTGCCAAGCGAAACGGCATCGCCGGATTCACTGCGGAAGTGTTGCGCGAGAACAAGGCAATGCAAACGGTTTTCCACAAGTCCGGTTGCAAAGTCAAAAGCCAGCTCAAGGACGACATCTACTACTTCGAGCTCGATTTCTCCTAA
- a CDS encoding acetate--CoA ligase family protein produces MLESLLYPKTVAVIGASRTPGKVGHEIVANLVRAGFKGEIVPINPSGEDVLGLKCYPDLKTYGRTIDLGIVSVPTKLVRAAVESSINANAKAITVITAGFKEIGPEGAALEREIAALCRSNGVRMLGPNCLGLINTENAMNASFAKQMPKPGGISVVSQSGALCTAILDWAAAEDVGLAKLISMGNKADLNETDFLAELARDPQTKVIACYLENITQGDEFLKAAEAAANLKPIVALKVGTSNAGVKAASSHTGSLAGADIAYGAAFKRAGVMRAYNFEALFDLAMAFAMQPMPKGDRVAIITNAGGPGIIAADAAEHSGLKVEAPSPAIATMLKAKLPPAASVGNPIDVLGDASPERYAEAVRAVMEDDSFDALCVILTPQAMTDAVGTAHAIAEAAGEKKPMVTSFMGGHDVMEARRTLKQLGIPDYPAPHRAVYALRALCDYALWQNRPPRIVTRFPVNRRRVERVIARHMKTGRPEIGEVEAKEILQAYDFDVPPGRLAASADEAVAVAEHVGYPVAMKISSPDILHKSDMGGVKLSLSNADQVRDAYDLMMLRIGRRMPEARLDGVYIEQMAPRGREVIIGMTRDPEFGPMLMFGLGGIFVEVMKDVTFYLAPITAEEAMQMLVGTRSYALLKGARGEAGVDITAIANGLQRISQLVTDFPQIKELDINPFLVGPAGTAAVVADARMILSGVQKRNE; encoded by the coding sequence ATGCTGGAATCGTTGCTCTATCCCAAAACCGTGGCCGTGATTGGCGCTTCACGGACTCCGGGAAAGGTCGGTCACGAAATTGTGGCGAACCTTGTTCGCGCCGGTTTCAAAGGCGAAATAGTCCCCATCAACCCATCGGGCGAAGACGTGCTCGGCCTGAAGTGTTATCCGGATCTCAAGACCTACGGACGCACTATCGATCTGGGTATTGTTTCCGTGCCGACCAAACTGGTGCGCGCGGCGGTCGAAAGTTCGATCAATGCGAATGCCAAAGCCATTACCGTCATCACGGCCGGATTCAAGGAAATCGGCCCGGAAGGCGCGGCCCTCGAACGCGAAATCGCGGCGTTGTGCCGTTCAAACGGCGTGCGCATGCTGGGTCCGAACTGTCTCGGCCTCATCAACACCGAAAACGCGATGAATGCTTCCTTCGCCAAGCAGATGCCCAAGCCGGGCGGCATTTCGGTCGTGTCTCAGTCGGGTGCGCTGTGCACGGCGATTCTTGACTGGGCCGCGGCGGAAGACGTGGGGTTGGCAAAGTTGATCAGCATGGGCAACAAGGCCGATCTAAACGAGACGGACTTTCTCGCGGAACTGGCCCGCGATCCACAAACCAAGGTCATCGCCTGTTATCTGGAAAACATCACGCAGGGCGATGAATTTCTCAAGGCCGCGGAAGCCGCCGCGAACCTCAAGCCGATCGTGGCGCTTAAGGTCGGCACCTCCAACGCCGGCGTCAAGGCGGCCTCGTCGCACACGGGCAGTCTGGCCGGGGCGGACATCGCCTACGGCGCGGCCTTCAAGCGCGCGGGCGTCATGCGCGCCTACAATTTTGAGGCTTTGTTTGATTTGGCCATGGCGTTCGCAATGCAGCCCATGCCAAAGGGCGATCGCGTGGCCATCATCACCAATGCCGGCGGACCAGGCATCATTGCCGCCGACGCCGCCGAGCATTCGGGGCTCAAGGTCGAGGCGCCCTCGCCGGCCATCGCAACGATGCTCAAGGCAAAATTGCCGCCCGCCGCCAGCGTGGGCAATCCGATAGACGTCTTGGGCGATGCGTCGCCGGAACGTTACGCCGAGGCGGTTCGGGCGGTCATGGAGGACGATTCCTTCGATGCCCTTTGCGTCATTCTCACACCACAGGCCATGACCGACGCCGTCGGCACGGCGCACGCCATCGCGGAGGCCGCCGGCGAAAAGAAGCCAATGGTTACTTCGTTCATGGGCGGACACGACGTCATGGAAGCGCGCCGGACGTTGAAACAACTCGGGATTCCGGATTATCCCGCGCCTCATCGCGCCGTCTATGCGCTGCGCGCCCTGTGCGATTATGCCTTGTGGCAAAATCGGCCGCCCCGTATTGTGACGCGCTTTCCCGTGAACCGTAGGCGCGTCGAGCGCGTGATTGCGAGGCACATGAAGACCGGCCGCCCGGAAATCGGCGAGGTCGAGGCCAAGGAAATTCTGCAAGCCTACGATTTCGATGTCCCACCGGGCCGACTTGCCGCGTCGGCGGACGAGGCCGTGGCCGTAGCCGAGCACGTGGGCTATCCCGTGGCTATGAAAATTTCATCGCCGGACATTCTGCACAAGTCCGATATGGGCGGCGTCAAGTTGTCGCTGTCGAACGCCGATCAGGTCCGCGACGCCTACGATCTCATGATGCTGCGCATCGGACGCCGCATGCCGGAGGCACGCCTCGACGGCGTCTACATCGAGCAGATGGCCCCGCGCGGCCGCGAGGTCATCATCGGGATGACCCGCGATCCGGAATTCGGCCCGATGCTGATGTTCGGACTCGGCGGAATCTTTGTCGAAGTAATGAAAGACGTCACATTCTATCTGGCGCCGATTACGGCGGAAGAGGCCATGCAGATGCTCGTGGGCACACGATCGTATGCGTTGCTCAAAGGTGCGCGCGGCGAAGCCGGCGTTGACATCACAGCCATCGCGAACGGATTGCAGCGCATCAGCCAACTGGTCACCGATTTCCCGCAAATCAAGGAACTTGATATCAATCCATTCCTCGTGGGCCCGGCCGGCACGGCCGCCGTCGTAGCCGACGCGCGAATGATTTTGTCCGGAGTACAGAAACGCAATGAGTGA
- a CDS encoding MBL fold metallo-hydrolase, translating into MAVAADEMIAPGVHVLDGAVNTGVIVRDGHALLIDCCDTVTPERLAAIGVSDVERILCTQFRRTHNAGMYPFAVRGAKIIVPKTEQSLFESAEAHWNDWSNRWHLYRARPGPLVPARSVKVTRGVGEGDTIEWRGVAIRTLDTPGATDGSVSYLVEVGGRGVCFCGDVVCAPGKVWDLHSLQKGFGGVRDYHGFLGASGMVLESARKLAACTAEMFVPSHGKPFARSEFAMELLEKRFDALRRNYAAISALNFYFPTLFKDLEDDPLRMKPADTLELPSWVRRVAFTSYAVVSDSGAALLIDCGHDSVLAKLDEWKKENAISAVEGCWVTHYHDDHVDSLQRLAKEFKCPIIASERTAPILEHPTRYCLPCIAPCPVSVARATHHGESWVWHEFMLTALDFPGQTLHDGALLVEGHGVKFLFVGDSGSPTGLDDYTAGNRVFLGEGRGSRRCLEILREARPDFILNQHQNKSFRFTERQLDYMNALLADREKLIEDLTPWDNANFATDEHWVRAYPYEQDIVPGATFAIDVQFTNHVDSEAQAQAEPVLPDGWAFERTRSNATIQVPPGTNGIVSPGNPHSDTFARLWITAPASETPGRFVIPFRITWRGQYLGPFRHALVNVR; encoded by the coding sequence ATGGCAGTGGCTGCCGATGAAATGATTGCGCCGGGCGTGCATGTGCTGGATGGCGCCGTCAATACCGGCGTAATTGTTCGCGATGGCCATGCGTTGCTGATCGATTGTTGCGATACGGTTACGCCCGAACGACTCGCGGCCATCGGCGTGTCTGATGTCGAGCGTATTCTCTGCACCCAGTTCCGCCGGACGCACAACGCAGGCATGTATCCTTTTGCCGTCCGGGGCGCAAAGATCATTGTTCCAAAGACGGAGCAATCGTTGTTTGAATCGGCGGAGGCGCATTGGAACGACTGGTCGAACCGCTGGCATCTCTACCGTGCCCGGCCCGGCCCGCTCGTGCCGGCGCGATCGGTCAAAGTAACGCGCGGCGTGGGGGAGGGGGATACAATCGAATGGCGGGGCGTGGCCATCCGTACGCTCGATACACCCGGCGCAACCGACGGCAGCGTTTCGTATCTTGTCGAAGTCGGGGGACGTGGCGTCTGCTTTTGCGGAGACGTCGTATGTGCGCCCGGCAAGGTCTGGGATCTGCATTCATTGCAGAAGGGATTCGGCGGCGTGCGGGACTACCACGGATTCCTTGGTGCGAGCGGGATGGTCCTCGAAAGCGCCCGCAAACTCGCGGCATGCACCGCGGAAATGTTTGTGCCTTCGCATGGAAAGCCGTTCGCGCGATCCGAATTTGCGATGGAACTCCTCGAAAAGCGTTTTGATGCGCTTCGTCGCAATTACGCCGCGATATCCGCCCTGAACTTTTATTTTCCGACGCTGTTCAAAGATCTGGAGGACGATCCGCTTCGCATGAAGCCCGCCGATACCCTTGAATTGCCGTCGTGGGTGCGGCGTGTCGCGTTCACCAGCTACGCCGTCGTTTCCGATTCCGGCGCGGCGTTGCTTATTGATTGTGGACACGACTCGGTGTTGGCAAAGCTAGACGAGTGGAAAAAGGAAAACGCGATTTCCGCCGTCGAGGGCTGTTGGGTTACTCATTATCACGACGATCATGTGGATTCGCTTCAGCGCCTCGCGAAAGAATTCAAATGCCCTATTATCGCAAGCGAACGCACCGCGCCCATTCTCGAGCATCCAACGCGATACTGTCTTCCGTGCATCGCGCCGTGCCCGGTGTCCGTCGCGCGCGCGACGCATCACGGCGAATCGTGGGTCTGGCACGAGTTCATGCTAACCGCGCTCGATTTTCCCGGTCAAACGCTTCACGACGGGGCGCTGCTCGTCGAGGGTCACGGTGTCAAATTCCTGTTTGTCGGTGATTCCGGCTCGCCGACCGGACTGGACGATTATACGGCCGGCAACCGCGTCTTTCTTGGGGAAGGCCGGGGATCGCGGCGCTGCCTGGAAATCCTTCGCGAGGCGCGGCCGGATTTCATCCTGAACCAGCATCAGAACAAGTCGTTCCGATTTACGGAACGACAACTCGACTACATGAATGCCCTGCTTGCGGATCGCGAGAAACTCATCGAGGATCTTACGCCGTGGGACAATGCCAACTTTGCCACCGACGAGCATTGGGTGCGCGCCTATCCCTACGAACAGGATATCGTTCCTGGCGCGACCTTCGCGATTGATGTCCAATTCACCAATCATGTTGATTCGGAAGCCCAGGCGCAAGCGGAGCCTGTACTACCCGATGGCTGGGCTTTCGAGCGGACGCGCAGCAACGCCACGATCCAAGTTCCGCCCGGAACGAATGGCATCGTATCGCCGGGCAATCCGCATTCCGACACATTCGCCCGACTCTGGATTACCGCCCCTGCGAGCGAAACGCCCGGACGCTTCGTTATCCCGTTCCGCATTACATGGCGAGGCCAATATCTCGGACCATTCCGCCATGCGCTGGTGAATGTTCGGTAG